One part of the Mauremys mutica isolate MM-2020 ecotype Southern chromosome 21, ASM2049712v1, whole genome shotgun sequence genome encodes these proteins:
- the ERRFI1 gene encoding ERBB receptor feedback inhibitor 1, whose protein sequence is MYWDRASGAGVWRMRSVPQGGQGYAEPGRCLGNESCRVPGENCGFLKFGDIAEQGTMSTAGVAAQEMRGPLKTGFLHNGQGIGSLKTCWSSHNGFEKTFFNVEPIAMPYNLNPSAQQNCTCVGHISNPVPTNGYCFTESCVRVSPQKSSPSPLSPKSEKLSSKHEDHLVPSFSKLSVTVGCVSEEMLPHTPTKSGPPQFSSASSNDRSSRPLPPLPIFEDFSPDDVDREVEFLTSSDTDFLLDDYGLPPFKSSAPSRRSFRGCGQINYAYFDAPAGPKSEDANSTTNLNGCTQTPCPPPQQQHRRLRRSHSGPAGSFNKPVVRLSSHLNRASPNSDEDKPEVPPRVPIPPRVLKPDYRRWSAEVASSAYSDEDRPPKVPPREPLSRSNSRTPSPKSLPLYLNGVMPPTQSFAPDPKYVSSKALQRQNSDGSANRVPCILPIIENGKKASSTHYYLLPERPSYLDKYEKFFREAEEISTSTEMKSWSGDCTTAAATAKEDSKARMDMVGHVKRKHLSYVVSP, encoded by the exons GGAATGAAAGCTGCAGGGTACCTGGCGAGAACTGTGGATTTCTAAAGTTTGGAGACATTGCGGAGCAAGGCACAATGTCAACAGCAGGAGTTGCTGCTCAGGAGATGAGAGGTCCATTAAAGACTGGATTTCTCCATAATGGCCAAGGCATAGGGAGTCTGAAAACCTGCTGGAGCAGCCACAATGGATTTGAAAa gacttTTTTTAACGTGGAACCTATAGCGATGCCATATAATCTGAATCCATCAGCACAGCAAAATTGTACATGTGTTG GGCACATTTCAAATCCTGTACCAACAAATGGCTACTGCTTTACTGAAAGCTGTGTCAGGGTCTCACCTCAGAAATCCAGCCCATCTCCTCTTAGTCCCAAAAGTGAGAAGCTTAGTTCAAAGCATGAAGATCATCTTGTTCCTAGTTTTAGCAAACTGTCGGTAACTGTGGGCTGTGTTTCTGAGGAGATGCTGCCTCATACACCAACAAAGAGTGGGCCACCTCAGTTTTCTTCTGCATCTTCCAATGACCGCAGCTCTAGGCCACTACCGCCACTGCCCATTTTTGAGGACTTCTCTCCAGATGATGTCGATAGAGAGGTGGAATTCTTAACGAGTTCAGACACTGACTTTTTGTTAGATGATTATGGACTTCCTCCTTTTAAATCCAGTGCTCCAAGTAGGCGGAGCTTTAGGGGCTGTGGACAGATCAATTATGCCTATTTTGATGCCCCAGCAGGACCGAAATCAGAAGATGCCAACTCTACAACTAACCTAAATGGATGTACACAAACCCCATGTCCTCCTCCACAACAGCAGCATCGCCGTTTACGCAGGTCTCATTCGGGGCCAGCTGGATCATTTAATAAACCAGTAGTGAGGCTATCTAGCCACTTAAATAGGGCTTCTCCTAATTCTGATGAAGACAAACCAGAGGTCCCCCCTAGGGTTCCCATACCTCCTAGGGTGCTCAAACCGGATTATAGAAGGTGGTCAGCAGAAGTTGCTTCTAGCGCATACAGTGATGAAGACAGGCCTCCCAAAGTGCCCCCAAGAGAACCTTTATCACGGAGCAATTCCCGTACACCAAGCCCTAAAAGTCTGCCATTGTACCTCAATGGGGTCATGCCCCCCACACAGAGCTTTGCCCCTGATCCTAAGTATGTCAGCAGCAAAGCTCTACAAAGACAAAACAGTGATGGATCTGCGAACAGGGTCCCTTGCATTCTTCCCATTATTGAAAATGGTAAGAAGGCCAGTTCAACACACTACTATCTGCTGCCTGAAAGGCCTTCATATCTGGACAAGTATGAGAAGTTCTTCAGAGAAGCAGAAGAAATCAGCACAAGCACAGAAATGAAGTCCTGGTCTGGTGACTGCACCACAGCTGCTGCCACAGCAAAGGAGGACTCAAAAGCTAGAATGGACATGGTTGGTCACGTGAAACGAAAACACCTGTCTTATGTGGTTTCTCCATAG